One segment of Parasteatoda tepidariorum isolate YZ-2023 unplaced genomic scaffold, CAS_Ptep_4.0 HiC_scaffold_1673, whole genome shotgun sequence DNA contains the following:
- the LOC122273008 gene encoding tigger transposable element-derived protein 6-like → MAGRKQLSFQDKLNVIKDIDDGMKQIDAARKYGLSQSTVATFLKKRKQIEDTVSSNLINPKRKRLKVATNENIDAAVLKWFQEMRATNIPINGPLLCTQARKFAVMLGNETFKASNGWLMRFRDRHGITFQEVHGEKKSAPINEANEWKQEKMTDILQKYKPENVYNADEAGLFFQLLPDRTLAFKGEKCYGGKKSKQRLTVLLCANSTGTHKIQPLVIGKSLKPRCFKNVKSLPVEYKANKKAWMTSKFFSEWLLMLDKEMKKRKKKIALLIDNCTAHTSIPKLHNVEIVYFPANCTSILQPLDMGIIKCFKGYYRKRLVESILVNIENKVEDPFKTVNVKEACDIIAGSWWEVTEKTIQNCWKKAGLCVLEDEIVSNSEENSTDSDLSDNQEFVLNLQKSLSQLEEKMGKTYGVNVEDYLTADDDLTIFAGVSDEEILSEITDEMENNDEEEDGDDDPCVSQSVLSPHEALQSVKSLKTFFSSLPFTNENHFRALDSMHTLLVDLTVRKMNKQTKISDFFQ, encoded by the coding sequence ATGGCAGGGAGAAAGCAACTTTCATTTCAAGATAAACTTAACGTTATTAAAGATATTGATGATGGAATGAAACAGATTGATGCAGCTAGAAAATACGGATTATCTCAATCTACAGTTGCAACGtttctaaagaaaagaaaacagatCGAAGATACTGtaagttcaaatttaattaatccaaAGCGTAAACGACTAAAAGTCGCAACTAATGAAAACATTGATGCTGCCGTCTTAAAATGGTTTCAAGAGATGAGAGCAACAAATATCCCGATAAATGGGCCCTTGTTATGCACACAAGCACGTAAATTCGCAGTAATGCTAGGGAACGAAACTTTTAAAGCTAGTAATGGTTGGCTAATGCGTTTTCGGGATCGACATGGAATAACTTTCCAGGAAGTTCACGGAGAGAAAAAATCTGCTCCGATTAACGAAGCAAATGAATGGAAGCAAGAGAAGATGACAGATATTCTTCAAAAGTATAAACCAGAGAACGTTTATAACGCAGATGAAGCTGGGCTGTTTTTTCAACTCCTTCCCGATCGAACATTGGCATTTAAGGGTGAAAAATGTTACGGcggaaaaaaatcaaagcagAGATTGACTGTTCTTCTGTGTGCCAATAGCACAGGGACACACAAGATTCAACCTCTTGTTATCGGCAAATCATTGAAGCCGAGGTGTTTCAAGAATGTGAAAAGTCTTCCCGTGGAATATAAAGCCAATAAAAAAGCTTGGATGACTTCtaagtttttttctgaatggTTGTTGATGTTagataaagaaatgaaaaagaggaagaaaaaaattgctttattaattgataaCTGCACCGCTCACACCTCAATTCCAAAACTACACAACGTCGAAATTGTTTATTTCCCGGCCAACTGCACTTCGATTTTGCAGCCACTCGACATGGGCATAATCAAGTGTTTCAAAGGATACTACAGGAAGCGTTTGGTTGAATCGATACTTGTCAACATCGAAAATAAAGTAGAAGATCCTTTTAAAACTGTGAATGTCAAGGAAGCATGTGATATTATTGCTGGTAGTTGGTGGGAGGTAacagaaaaaactattcaaaattgttGGAAAAAGGCCGGTTTGTGTGTCTTGGAAGATGAAATTGTTTCTAATAGTGAAGAAAATTCCACAGACAGTGATCTTTCAGATAATCAAGAATTTGTTTTGAATCTTCAAAAATCTTTATCCCAACTTGAGGAAAAAATGGGTAAAACATATGGTGTTAACGTGGAGGACTATTTAACTGCCGATGACGATCTCACAATTTTCGCAGGAGTTAGTGATGAAGAGATTCTCTCTGAAATTACGgatgaaatggaaaataatgatGAGGAAGAAGATGGTGATGATGATCCATGTGTATCACAGTCCGTATTGTCACCCCATGAAGCTCTTCAATCCGTAAAATCTCTAAAGACATTTTTCTCAAGTCTTCCATTCacaaatgaaaatcattttcgGGCATTGGACTCTATGCATACTTTGTTGGTTGACTTAACAgtcagaaaaatgaataaacaaacaaaaatatcggatttttttcaataa